DNA sequence from the Papaver somniferum cultivar HN1 unplaced genomic scaffold, ASM357369v1 unplaced-scaffold_3851, whole genome shotgun sequence genome:
AATACATAGAGAAGATATCAAGAACTTCACAGACCTGATAAGTATGGAGGTTCACGTATATTAGTGGCATGCGCTGGTTCACCCGACTGTAGTGCTTTGCAACACCATAAACAGTGTTTGGTACGAACTCAAGTACTATATTTAGGTATGGCTCTTCCTTGCCTGTGATCGAAAAGAAATTATGCTTTAGAGCTACGATGTTTGGGTGATCCAACATTTGCATAATTTGCAGCTCCCGATTCTTATAACGCTTGTCTTGACGAACCTTCTTGATTGCAACTATTTCTCCAGTTTCTCTACATTTGGACGACAAAATACAACAAGCTATGAGAATCTAAAACAAGCGAGGTTTTCCAACTACACCCAGTTTAAGTTCAGTTTACCTGGAAGACAACTCCAAATGAACCCATTCCCCCCACATGCTCTACTATGTAACCAATATTCTACAAAGTAAAATCGAAACATTTCAGTGACACTAACTTCAGCACCACATAATCAAGTAAAGCACTTACAACTTACTCCAGTCCTTACCTTGCTCGATTGGCCGTTTCGACCACCAACTGTAGTTGTTATTACAGCGAAAAAATCTAACATGACTTATATGATAACAACTCTACCAATCAACTTACAAATTGCATTGATAACCATAGGGGAACCTATAAAATCTTAGGCCTACCATAACTCACGAAGTAAACCCTGGACGAATGAAATAAGTGGATAAGAAATACGACAACTGAATATTCCCTTGATATGCAAGGGTGAACAAGTAGGAATAGTGAGGATTACAGGTGATCAGCCTCACCTAGAAAAGAAAGGAACACTCCATGCCTTGACAACACAAATCCTGAAGTCTTACATAATCGCAGAAGTATGTTGGTAAATTGCTAC
Encoded proteins:
- the LOC113342374 gene encoding shaggy-related protein kinase kappa-like isoform X4 encodes the protein MWGEWVHLELSSRETGEIVAIKKVRQDKRYKNRELQIMQMLDHPNIVALKHNFFSITGKEEPYLNIVLEFVPNTVYGVAKHYSRVNQRMPLIYVNLHTYQVEEKVDTVDEGQPKTVSSEVYLTAIVFPLFFSGKEARCLYYL
- the LOC113342374 gene encoding shaggy-related protein kinase kappa-like isoform X1; translation: MWGEWVHLELSSRETGEIVAIKKVRQDKRYKNRELQIMQMLDHPNIVALKHNFFSITGKEEPYLNIVLEFVPNTVYGVAKHYSRVNQRMPLIYVNLHTYQVEEKVDTVDEGQPKTVSSEVRKLVACIICEIIRTQCIVLDFPFCQGSKLDANFILRRI
- the LOC113342374 gene encoding shaggy-related protein kinase kappa-like isoform X3, producing the protein MWGEWVHLELSSRETGEIVAIKKVRQDKRYKNRELQIMQMLDHPNIVALKHNFFSITGKEEPYLNIVLEFVPNTVYGVAKHYSRVNQRMPLIYVNLHTYQVEEKVDTVDEGQPKTVSSEAPVISFQLILDSCHLAMNHNCQCFVQISIIFFR
- the LOC113342374 gene encoding shaggy-related protein kinase kappa-like isoform X2, with product MWGEWVHLELSSRETGEIVAIKKVRQDKRYKNRELQIMQMLDHPNIVALKHNFFSITGKEEPYLNIVLEFVPNTVYGVAKHYSRVNQRMPLIYVNLHTYQVEEKVDTVDEGQPKTVSSEQAPVISFQLILDSCHLAMNHNCQCFVQISIIFFR
- the LOC113342374 gene encoding shaggy-related protein kinase kappa-like isoform X6 gives rise to the protein MWGEWVHLELSSRETGEIVAIKKVRQDKRYKNRELQIMQMLDHPNIVALKHNFFSITGKEEPYLNIVLEFVPNTVYGVAKHYSRVNQRMPLIYVNLHTYQVEEKVDTVDEGQPKTVSSEVYLTAIV
- the LOC113342374 gene encoding shaggy-related protein kinase kappa-like isoform X7 — its product is MWGEWVHLELSSRETGEIVAIKKVRQDKRYKNRELQIMQMLDHPNIVALKHNFFSITGKEEPYLNIVLEFVPNTVYGVAKHYSRVNQRMPLIYVNLHTYQVEEKVDTVDEGQPKTVSSEISIIFFR
- the LOC113342374 gene encoding shaggy-related protein kinase kappa-like isoform X5, whose amino-acid sequence is MWGEWVHLELSSRETGEIVAIKKVRQDKRYKNRELQIMQMLDHPNIVALKHNFFSITGKEEPYLNIVLEFVPNTVYGVAKHYSRVNQRMPLIYVNLHTYQVEEKVDTVDEGQPKTVSSEVYLTAIVRRPLFLFS